The following proteins come from a genomic window of Plectropomus leopardus isolate mb chromosome 11, YSFRI_Pleo_2.0, whole genome shotgun sequence:
- the snrkb gene encoding SNF related kinase b has protein sequence MDSSGEISSAQDGHLDPRSSPGRSDLSGLYHLGRTLGRGHFAVVKLARHVNTGQLVAVKMIDKTKLDVMATSHLLQEVRCMRLVQHPNVVRLYEVIDTPTTLYLVMELAEGGDLYDYILRHEGGVAETTAKRHFAQIVRAVAYCHQLHVVHRDLKPENVVFFPQQGAVKLTDFGFSNLFQPGTMLATSCGSLAYSAPEILLGEEYDAPAVDIWSLGVILYMLVCGVPPFQETNDSETLVMILDCRYCVPEHVSEDCRDLISRMLQKDPSRRASLEEIEAHRWLQGLDDALLSPEAPPHWLSGALSPSSPRSGVPECGDLLAARPPSQQAFPGPWQPSLSFTLRPPPAEEPPAAKNLPALQQICEEDEEEEEEEEEEEEEEEEGSLAKERDVLAALSVAEQEKEAEEILDGADGQESMEEEQKEGLGSLVEIMEEEEEEQEEMELDREDSGCVISDQPVSHGDKPVCKTPEVPPSSLSGLVVPCCQGQPDSTSPEEGQDDEREPNNNNNKPPPLLPEPSAPSFPAASSGLILNEKEARKTQRESEQDEKAEEGGRDDLLTDRSQPHNAPGARDEAAPRMEQGKRHSIKLRERLFQFPLCEKALAFNIPAHNKPKILPLAQYNCCHVL, from the exons ATGGACTCCTCTGGAGAAATATCCTCAGCCCAGGACGGACATCTCGACCCCAGGAGCAGCCCCGGTCGCTCCGATCTCAGCGGACTGTACCACCTGGGACGGACGTTGGGCAGGGGCCACTTTGCTGTGGTCAAACTGGCTCGTCATGTCAACACGGGGCAACTGGTCGCTGTCAAGATGATTGACAAGACAAAACTTGATGTTATGGCAACGAGCCATCTCTTACAGGAAGTGAG GTGCATGAGGCTGGTGCAGCATCCCAACGTGGTCCGCCTCTACGAGGTCATCGACACGCCTACCACCCTCTACCTGGTCATGGAGCTGGCTGAGGGGGGCGACCTCTATGACTACATCCTCCGCCACGAGGGAGGTGTGGCAGAAACCACTGCCAAACGTCACTTTGCCCAGATTGTGCGTGCTGTGGCGTACTGCCACCAGCTTCACGTGGTGCACCGGGACCTTAAACCAGAGAACGTGGTGTTCTTTCCCCAGCAGGGAGCGGTGAAGTTGACGGACTTCGGGTTCAGCAACTTATTCCAACCTGGGACGATGTTGGCCACCAGCTGCGGGTCGCTGGCGTACTCCGCTCCAGAGATTCTGCTGGGAGAAGAGTATGATGCTCCAGCTGTag atATCTGGTCTCTCGGGGTGATCCTGTACATGTTGGTGTGTGGAGTCCCTCCCTTCCAGGAAACCAACGACAGTGAGACTCTGGTCATGATCCTGGACTGTCGCTACTGCGTCCCCGAACATGTTTCAGAAGACTGCAGAGA TCTGATCTCCAGGATGCTCCAGAAGGACCCGTCTCGCCGCGCGTCCCTCGAGGAGATCGAGGCCCATCGCTGGCTGCAGGGCCTTGATGACGCCCTGCTCAGCCCAGAGGCCCCACCACACTGGCTGTCAGGGGCCCTCTCTCCCAGCTCTCCCCGCTCAGGAGTACCTGAGTGTGGGGACCTGCTCGCTGCGAGGCCCCCATCTCAGCAAGCTTTCCCTGGCCCCTGGCAGCCCAGCCTCAGCTTCACCCTCCGTCCACCTCCAGCTGAGGAGCCTCCAGCCGCTAAGAACCTTCCCGCACTGCAGCAGATCTGTGAGGAAgacgaagaggaagaagaagaagaagaagaggaagaggaggaagaggaggagggcagTTTGGCAAAAGAGCGTGACGTTTTGGCTGCTTTGTCAGTAGCAGagcaagaaaaagaagcagaagaGATCCTCGATGGTGCCGATGGTCAAGAGAGCATGGAAGAGGAGCAAAAAGAAGGATTAGGAAGCTTAGTTGAGAtaatggaggaggaagaggaggagcaagaAGAGATGGAATTAGATAGAGAAGACAGTGGGTGCGTCATTTCAGACCAGCCAGTCAGTCACGGAGACAAGCCGGTTTGTAAGACACCTGAAGTCCCACCTTCGTCTCTGTCTGGTTTGGTGGTGCCTTGCTGTCAGGGGCAGCCGGACTCCACGAGTCCGGAAGAAGGACAGGACGACGAGAGGgaaccaaacaacaacaacaacaaacctcctcctctcctccccgaGCCCTCCGCACCCTCTTTTCCTGCCGCCTCCTCCGGACTCATCCTGAATGAGAAAGAGGCCAGAAAAACGCAAAGAGAATCAGAACAAGATGAGAAAGCAGAGGAGGGCGGAAGAGATGACCTCTTGACAGACAGATCTCAACCCCATAATGCACCAGGGGCCCGAGACGAAGCCGCTCCGAGGATGGAGCAGGGCAAACGACACAGCATAAAGCTACGTGAGAGACTCTTTCAGTTCCCTCTGTGCGAGAAAGCTCTGGCCTTCAACATACCGGCACACAACAAGCCCAAGATCCTGCCGCTGGCTCAGTACAACTGCTGCCATGTGCTATAA